A region of the Apus apus isolate bApuApu2 chromosome 10, bApuApu2.pri.cur, whole genome shotgun sequence genome:
ATTTTGgcctgctcccagctctcagGCTGGTCCTGGAGGGTGCAGATCATCCCCACTGCTCCATTCTCACCCAACTAGATAGTGCTGGGGAGATAGGTTAACATGTTGTGTCActtcagccactgctgctgaggagacCTGGGTGGAGGTGGGAGGTTCCTGCTGTGTGAGAGCAGGAGGACACAGACCAAGTGCTTCAGGAGCTTTTGTACCTCAGGCCTTCTGGAGGGAAGGAGTTGTTGGTGAGGCTGGTTCctccctgtctctctgctgggctgacAGAAccacacaggagcaggctgtggtGGCAAGTGgccaaaaagaaggaaaagggttATTTTTCACTCTGATGAGTGGCCTGAGGTGCATTTTCCACATGAGGAGTATGTTGGGAGCACTGCCTTGGCTGTGTGCTGGTGATGCTGAGCCCagcaggggctccaggaaagctggggagggacctgggacaagggcagggaaggagaggacaagggggaagggatgaaaactggaagaggggagattgaggtgagacatgaggagggaattctggagtgtgagggtggtgagagcctggcccaggttgcccagggaagctgtggctgccccatccctggcagtgttgaagggcaggttggatggggcttggagcagcctgggctggtgggaggtgtccctgcccatgcagggggttggatctggatgatgttgaaggtcccttccaacccaaaccagcctgtagTTCTGTGATTGTCCTCAAGACTAACCATGGGTctgtctgtctttttcttttctgatcaGCTGGAGGTCAAGGTGGTTACAACTGAGAGAGCAAAGCATTTCTACAATGCCCAGGAGATTCCTGTCACCCTCTACAGTGATGAAGATGAGTGGCAGGTGAGTGCTCCTCCAAGTTCCATTGCAACAGACCAACATACCTGATATTTTTATCCTTGGCCAAGACTCCCTTCTTTGTTCTTTGGGGTACAGCTTTCAAAGCAGGTGGTTCCAACCGTGCTGTAAAGGAGGATGCAAAGCAAGGCTGCCCTGACTGGGGGGATTCTGAACCTCCCTGGCAGTGAGGGTAGAAGTGGTCCCTCAGCACCCTGGGCTCAgccactgcctgcagctctgggagggTGTCAGGAGAAGCCACCACAGAGCCACAGGAAGGGTGGCTGGTGCTTGTCACGAGTCATACTGATCACCAAGGCAGCAGCTTCATTCccctcagcagggctgtcaACATCTTTAGACCCtgcaaagggtttttttctcttgactgCAATTTTGCTGATGTGCTTTGAGGGTCCCTGAGTGTGGAGAGGTTCATGGTATAAACACCaacctttgttttcctgtacATCATCTCTCAACCTTGCAGCACCCATCTGAGTACAAGATCCACTCTTGACCAGTACTCTTGCCACTGCACTCACCTGTGAGCAGTTTTTCTCTGGAGAGAGGCTAATGGCAAGGGTCAGGAACTTTTTCTGGCTGCTTTAGGAGATGGGGGGAGATCTGCTGGCTGCCAGGGTGCtacagctccaggcagggatCTCTGAGGAACCCTCAGGGGGTGACAGGAGAGGGTCAGGCTTTGGGGTCTCCTGGCACACTGGAGCCCTTACCACAGGTTTTTCTTACAGAAGGGCGGGAGAGAACTCTGCTCACCATCTGTTTGTGAGATATTTTACTCTTGAAATCTACAGTTTTCAAGGCTTCTAGGAAAACCAGAAGTGGGTGTAGGATCTGGGAAAGGTGTCAGGAAGCACCAGCTTTCCAGGTGCTGCCTTTTTCTTGTGGTTTCCGGTGACTCAGAGAAGGAGCAGCGTGTGGCCCCGATGCATCTCTTGCTGGCTTTGTGTGTGTCCACTGGGGATGAAGCCCTTGGTGCTGTTTGCTGCTTCTCACAACACTTGCCCAGTTAACTCAGCAATTGAGAAAAGCCCAGGACTCTCTTGAGCAGCTCAGGACTTTAGTGACAATTCCTGTAGAGCCAAGAGAGGAGGGAAGTCCCCGTTGGCTCAGCCCGATTTCCCACCCTGTCAGATCTTCCTTGACGTGAGGGTTGTTTTTTATCCCCCCCCCCTTACATTTTACCTGGTATTTCCTAACGTGGGGCTGAGAAAGGGCCCGTTGTCTGTGGTGTTCCTTGCAAAGCTTGGGTGATCAGCACCTtgtctcctcctccccagctgtggAAAGCACGTTCAGACCCAGTCCTGCACATCGAGCTCAGGCGCTGGGCTGACCTCATGCTGGTGGCCCCTCTTGATGCCAACACCCTGGCCAAGCTTGCCAGTGGCATCTGTGACAACCTGCTGGTGAGTAACCCCAGCTGTGCCTCAGAGCTCCCTCAAACTGCCTGACCTTCCTTTCATGGAAACTCGTGGttctgcagcacccacagcagccAGATTTGCATGTTCTGCTCCCGCTTTGGCTGcttgtctctctcttcctccactGTGGTTCCCCTATTCCTTCTCTAaattccttcttcccttctctgacCTACATCCCTTTCCACTCCTCAGCTCTTTGATTATTTTCCAGTCCCTGCTTGGTgcctttcctgctttttcagctgggtgctgcttctctcttcctAGCTCCCCCCTCTCCCTGTCATGCCTTTCCACACACACTTGCACCCGCTTTTGAGTTCCTCTCTGCATTTTTGTTTAGGTTCAATCTGGAAAGACACCTGTGAGATCAGATAAAGCTGTTTACTTCCTGCTACTTCACCTCCTCCCTTGCCCAACTACATAGCACAGATTCAGACATGCTCACACTCACCTTCCAGTTTCAGCTACAGGGGATTTTGCTTGCTCAggcttgtttttctgctgttaaagGTGCTCTGGCTCAAAGGCTGATCTGAAAGTGTATGAAAAGAGAGtgtgcttctctgctgcttgaTGGGGACCTTCAGAAGGGCTGAATGCTTTGTGTCCAGGCATTGGGTCTTCACTGGGAGAGGCTAGGCTTTAACCACCCACAAGATCTGCCAGGTAGCTGTAGATCTGCAGGTGTTGTTGCTGTGGTTCAAGGAGGCTAGAGCTAGGAACAGAGGGAGCCCTGCATGGCCATATCCAGGCAAGAGGGCGTGTGTGTAAATGAACAAAGTGCACCCAGAGCAACAGCCCTCCTTTGTGTGAGCAGATCTGGAGAGAGCTGAGAGGAGCCTGTGGGAGGGACAAGCAGTGCCTTGTCCTTCTTGGTCCCCTTGGTGCTGTGATGGGGAATGCAGAAGGCAGAGCTCAGGCAGGATGTCAGGGATGTGTGACTTCACAAACTTCTGCCCATCTGTTCAGAGTGCCTTGTGGAGGTGAGAGGTAACTCCAGCCAAAGACAGCAAACACTGGAGGTGCTGGTTGGCAAGTTATAACAGATTCTagcagacttccctgtgctGGGAAGGGTTCAAATCACAGGGCATAAAAAAGGATGGGCAGGGTTCTCATAAGAGCTCTACAACCTGAGCAGTGACCCTGCACCAGGGACTGCTGCTCCCCAAGAAGCTCCCTCTGTGTGATCTAGCTGCTtctacaggcctggggaaacTGCTGGAGATTGCATGAGGGGCAACCAACACCATCTTTAAGGAGATGAGGTGATACTGGGTTATCTTGGAAGCTCTCTATTACTGAAGAGTCAGAGATGACTCCCTGTAgcacacaggagctgctggatggTTTGTTATCTGTCAGCATCTTCTGCAACAGCCCAGATGTGTTCCTCTTATCCCCTGTTTGGAtcctggaagcagcagccctTCCCTTGTGGGGAGGTATGGATCCAGTTGGCATGTCATTTAAAGAAGCCTCACTTGCCAACTTTTTGTGTTTAGTTCAACAGCTGCCTTATCTGAAGTGCTGCCTGGGGATTTCTCTTCAGCTGATAGGATCTGTGGCCACCCCTCAGCTTTCTCAGGCTCCCACACGGGCTGGCAGTCTGCACCCAGTGGTGTTCCAGCTCCTTTTGCTCCAGCCATTGAGCTGCTTCCTTGGCTCCAAGCCCGAGTAGGATGGGATCTCTCCTCCTTGTAGCCTCCCTCATCCTTCTTGCCTGTCAGAGAAGAGCTTTGCTGGGAGATGGGATACAGATGAGTAGCAGCCCTGTGGATCTGCCTGTGGGTTAGTCCAGCTGCACTGATACAGTGAGGCCTCTGACCCTCTCATGACACCCAGGCTGGGAAAGCACTTCTGAGCAGCCCAgggatgaggaaaaaacaatcCATCTCAGGGCTGAACATCTTGGCTTCTCTTGCAGACTTGTGTCATCCGGGCTTGGGATCTGAGCAAACCTCTGCTCTTCTGCCCAGCCATGAACACAGCCATGTGGGAACATCCCATCACAGCTCAGCAGGTGGAGCAGCTGAAAGGCTTTGGCTACACGGAGATCCCCTGCGTGGTGAAGAAACTGGTGTGTGGAGATGAAGGTCAGTCCTTTTTGCCTTGTCTTCTGACTGTTCTCCACGGGTGCTGCTCTCATCCTGAAGGCTGCAAGACCTTGGACTGCTGGGAGCAGGTGATCCCTGCCAGGGtttatacaaacaaacaaaagcttttgcCCTGTGCTTGCTGATATCTATTGTTCTTGTTCATGAATTTTGAAGCAGTCTTAAGAGACTATCCAAGCCAGGCTTTCAAATGAGCCTCAGATAGGCCTGATATTGAAAAGAAATGCCCATTCAAGGAGAGAGCAGATCAAAGAGAAGGAAGGCTTTGTGGTGAGCCTTATCAGCCTGGGATTTGGGTGTCCTGACCTTGCCCTCTCCTGGGACTGTGGCTGTTTTTCACCACGCCTCAGTTCCTCATCTCTAACAGGGGGATAATACCTTCTCCCTGAGAGCAGACAGTGAGAATAAGGGCtttgcagctgtggctgagggTGTAACTGGACTCACACTGAACacttgttgttgtttgttgccTGGGTTacttttcagcttctcagtCGAGTTTTAAGTTGGGGTTTTGACATCAGACT
Encoded here:
- the PPCDC gene encoding phosphopantothenoylcysteine decarboxylase isoform X1 translates to METSSPPAPGLPAGKESCSGPRTKPHLLLGVTGSVAALKLPLLIDELLKIPGLEVKVVTTERAKHFYNAQEIPVTLYSDEDEWQLWKARSDPVLHIELRRWADLMLVAPLDANTLAKLASGICDNLLTCVIRAWDLSKPLLFCPAMNTAMWEHPITAQQVEQLKGFGYTEIPCVVKKLVCGDEGRGAMAEVWTIVECVKRILEERDLAKQS
- the PPCDC gene encoding phosphopantothenoylcysteine decarboxylase isoform X2, with the translated sequence METSSPPAPGLPAGKESCSGPRTKPHLLLGVTGSVAALKLPLLIDELLKIPGLEVKVVTTERAKHFYNAQEIPVTLYSDEDEWQTCVIRAWDLSKPLLFCPAMNTAMWEHPITAQQVEQLKGFGYTEIPCVVKKLVCGDEGRGAMAEVWTIVECVKRILEERDLAKQS